From one Triticum aestivum cultivar Chinese Spring chromosome 4B, IWGSC CS RefSeq v2.1, whole genome shotgun sequence genomic stretch:
- the LOC123090736 gene encoding uncharacterized protein — MTPQALLLLLLAAAVAVAVAAASADPANGAANDLLPKYGLPRGLIPDSVSSYTFDEATGDFEIHLAGTCYVRFGDHLVYYEKALRGCLSKGRITGLSGIQAKKLFLWVSVSGIVAHPEEGTLEFQVGFVSEELSASLFDRVPVCGASAGAQLRGVAGVIQELGLLPVAEA; from the coding sequence ATGACTCCCcaagccctcctcctcctcctcctcgccgccgccgtcgccgtcgccgtcgccgccgcgtccGCGGACCCGGCGAACGGCGCGGCCAACGACCTCCTCCCCAAGTACGGCCTCCCCAGGGGCCTCATCCCGGACTCGGTCAGCTCCTACACCTTCGACGAGGCCACGGGCGACTTCGAGATCCACCTCGCGGGCACCTGCTACGTCCGCTTCGGCGACCACCTCGTCTACTACGAGAAGGCCCTCCGCGGCTGCCTCTCCAAGGGGCGGATCACCGGCCTCTCCGGCATCCAGGCCAAGAAGCTCTTCCTCTGGGTctccgtctccggcatcgtcgcgcACCCCGAGGAGGGCACCCTCGAGTTCCAGGTCGGCTTCGTCTCCGAGGAGCTCTCCGCCTCGCTCTTCGACCGGGTGCCCGTCTGcggcgccagcgccggcgcgcaGCTCCGCGGCGTCGCCGGGGTCATCCAGGAGCTTGGTCTGCTCCCCGTTGCAGAG